In Plasmodium gaboni strain SY75 chromosome Unknown, whole genome shotgun sequence, one DNA window encodes the following:
- a CDS encoding exported protein (PHISTa), giving the protein MESKKNCIIFSLYSDNKNQKGTLRYISFKLICLSLYVIGFYYVFINTSLENKGLQIVNISNVYERNLSEAEKNSNGSQRKRNLKLKNEDVNKTK; this is encoded by the exons ATGGAgagtaaaaaaaattgtattattttttcgTTGTATAGTGATAATAAGAACCAAAAAGGAACATTACgttatatttcttttaaacTCATTTGCTTAAGTTTATATGTAATTGGATTTTActatgtttttataaat ACATCTTTAGAGAACAAGGGCTTACAAATTGTTAATATTAGCAATGTATATGAACGAAATTTAAGTGAAGCagaaaaaaatagtaaCGGTTCACAAAGGAAAAGAAATTTAAAActtaaaaatgaaga